One window from the genome of Thalassospira xiamenensis M-5 = DSM 17429 encodes:
- a CDS encoding prephenate/arogenate dehydrogenase family protein, with protein sequence MTNTASEPLFDTVAFIGMGLIGSSLARRILRDGLAKKITCAVRSEATRDRVLELGIADEAYCDIKEAVKDADLVMICAPVGANEAIGAQLAGKLKKGAIVSDVGSVKQAVIRDIAPHLDEGVSFVPGHPLAGTEHSGPDSGFPELFEGRWCILTPVPGEKESATARVQALWEACGMKVECMDADHHDRILGITSHLPHLIAYTIVGTATDLEDALRQEVIKFSASGFRDFTRIAASDPTMWRDVFLNNREAVLEVLGRFQEDLMALQRAIRWGEGEKLFDLFSRTREIRRGIVDAGQYFTNFSAEGEDRQSDAKGKNKTDK encoded by the coding sequence ATGACCAACACCGCATCCGAACCGCTTTTTGATACCGTTGCCTTTATCGGCATGGGGCTGATTGGCTCGTCACTTGCCCGTCGTATCCTGCGCGACGGTCTGGCGAAAAAAATCACCTGTGCCGTGCGTTCCGAAGCCACCCGTGACCGGGTGCTTGAACTGGGTATTGCCGATGAAGCTTATTGCGACATCAAGGAAGCGGTTAAGGATGCCGATCTGGTGATGATCTGTGCGCCGGTGGGGGCCAATGAAGCCATCGGCGCACAGCTTGCCGGAAAACTTAAAAAGGGTGCGATTGTTTCCGACGTCGGGTCGGTCAAACAGGCGGTCATTCGTGACATTGCGCCGCATCTTGACGAAGGCGTCTCGTTCGTGCCGGGTCATCCTTTGGCCGGGACCGAACATTCCGGACCGGATTCAGGTTTTCCCGAACTGTTCGAAGGCCGGTGGTGCATCCTGACCCCGGTTCCCGGTGAAAAGGAAAGTGCGACCGCGCGCGTGCAGGCCCTTTGGGAAGCATGTGGCATGAAGGTTGAGTGCATGGATGCCGATCATCATGATCGCATTCTTGGCATCACATCGCATCTGCCGCATCTGATCGCCTATACCATCGTCGGGACGGCAACCGATCTTGAAGATGCACTGCGTCAGGAAGTCATCAAGTTTTCCGCATCGGGTTTCCGTGATTTCACCCGTATTGCCGCATCCGACCCGACGATGTGGCGCGACGTGTTTTTGAACAACCGCGAAGCGGTCCTTGAGGTTCTTGGCCGTTTTCAGGAAGATTTGATGGCGTTGCAACGCGCGATCCGCTGGGGCGAGGGCGAAAAACTGTTCGACCTGTTCAGCCGTACGCGTGAAATCCGCCGTGGTATTGTCGATGCCGGGCAGTATTTCACCAATTTCTCGGCCGAAGGTGAAGACCGCCAAAGCGACGCCAAGGGCAAAAACAAGACCGATAAATAA
- the metW gene encoding methionine biosynthesis protein MetW produces the protein MNHSLPNATSVIPNDRIRVDLQLIADMVEPGTRVLDIGCGDGELLGYLTRSKDVDGRGLELSNEGVRNCVAQGLPVMQGDADRDLGDYPDGAFDYAILSQTLQATNRPKQVLSELLRIGQKAIVSFPNFGHWRARFDLMFRGRMPQNPNLPIMWYETPNIHFCTVRDFVALCDECGFKIERSMVLNESGSKVSLDSHSRLANFFGNQALFMLSK, from the coding sequence ATGAATCATTCTTTACCAAACGCGACCAGCGTTATCCCTAATGACCGTATTCGTGTCGATCTGCAACTGATTGCCGATATGGTCGAACCGGGTACGCGCGTGCTTGATATCGGGTGCGGCGATGGTGAATTGCTGGGTTATCTGACGCGTAGCAAGGATGTCGACGGTCGCGGGCTTGAACTTTCCAACGAGGGGGTGCGCAATTGCGTGGCACAGGGTCTTCCGGTGATGCAGGGCGATGCGGATCGTGATCTTGGCGATTATCCCGACGGGGCGTTTGATTACGCCATCCTCAGCCAGACATTGCAGGCGACCAATCGCCCGAAACAGGTTCTGAGCGAACTGCTTCGCATCGGTCAGAAGGCCATCGTTTCCTTCCCGAATTTCGGTCACTGGCGTGCGCGGTTTGATTTGATGTTCCGCGGGCGCATGCCCCAAAACCCGAACCTGCCGATCATGTGGTACGAAACCCCGAACATCCATTTTTGTACCGTCCGGGATTTTGTGGCCCTTTGTGATGAATGCGGCTTTAAGATCGAACGGTCAATGGTGCTGAATGAAAGCGGATCAAAAGTCAGTCTGGATAGCCATTCACGGCTTGCCAATTTCTTTGGCAATCAGGCGCTTTTCATGCTGAGCAAGTAG
- a CDS encoding chorismate mutase, translating to MAQSDENLANLDLNGLRAEIDDIDQALQSLIIRRTKVVQAVGAYKDRVIAAGGKVKVPYRPAREARIMRTLVDRHDGAFPKTALIQIWREMIAAGTRLEAPYTVALCRNADGVDCWELARLNFGCLNEIVEFDTPREAFYALEEGRAAVGVFPKPELGEAQPWWTLLSDDSPVRIVSKLPFGGRPVGRGEQTEGFVLAAIELEESGDDRTLFIVSLPNEISMDTARKKIANGIDGSAILGFSADETGDRRFVLVDVPGFFCNRAEAFQRALTDQGLDPEGLSVVGAYGVPIPEDALS from the coding sequence ATGGCGCAAAGCGACGAAAATTTAGCAAATCTTGACCTGAACGGGCTGAGGGCGGAAATCGATGATATCGATCAGGCACTGCAATCCCTGATCATTCGGCGTACCAAGGTTGTGCAGGCAGTCGGGGCCTATAAGGACCGGGTGATTGCGGCCGGTGGCAAGGTCAAGGTGCCGTATCGTCCGGCACGTGAAGCCCGTATCATGCGTACACTGGTTGATCGTCACGATGGTGCCTTTCCGAAAACGGCCCTGATCCAGATCTGGCGCGAAATGATCGCTGCCGGAACGCGCCTTGAAGCGCCTTATACAGTCGCCCTTTGCCGCAATGCCGACGGGGTGGATTGCTGGGAACTTGCGCGCCTTAACTTTGGCTGCCTGAACGAAATCGTCGAATTCGATACACCGCGCGAAGCATTTTATGCCCTTGAAGAAGGGCGCGCGGCGGTCGGTGTGTTCCCGAAACCCGAACTGGGCGAAGCACAGCCATGGTGGACCTTGTTGTCCGATGACAGCCCGGTGCGCATTGTCTCGAAACTGCCATTTGGCGGACGTCCGGTCGGACGGGGTGAGCAGACCGAAGGATTTGTCCTTGCGGCAATCGAGCTTGAAGAAAGCGGTGATGATCGCACGCTGTTTATCGTCAGCCTGCCAAACGAGATTTCGATGGATACGGCGCGCAAAAAAATTGCGAATGGCATCGATGGATCGGCAATCCTTGGCTTTTCTGCCGATGAAACCGGTGATCGGCGTTTTGTTCTTGTTGATGTGCCGGGATTCTTTTGTAATCGCGCCGAAGCGTTTCAACGTGCACTGACCGATCAGGGACTTGATCCCGAAGGGCTCAGTGTTGTCGGTGCCTATGGCGTGCCGATTCCTGAAGACGCGCTGAGTTGA
- the hisC gene encoding histidinol-phosphate transaminase, which produces MSAPTPRPGILDIAPYVGGKSRTDGATRVIKLSSNEGALGPSPKAIEALRKAAEKLHRYPDGGCEALRNKLAEKYNIEADQIVCGAGSDELITLLIRAYAGPGDEVLYSQHGFLMYPIAAKGVGAVPVTAAETNMTTSVDALLAAVTEKTKIVFVANPNNPTGTYINDAEMKRLRDGLREDIVLVVDAAYAEFMTGQEDYSAGEELVRAGKNTVMTRTFSKIYGLGGIRLGWCYAPVDIADVLQRLRNPFNVALPTQEAGLAALDDDEFVNACVRHNAETLAWFRDQVNAIDGLIAHPSYGNFVLVEFPKEEGKNADAANDFMMAQGVIPRKIGAYGLPQMLRISIGTKEEMEICLQAIKDFVNR; this is translated from the coding sequence ATGTCTGCGCCCACCCCACGTCCCGGCATTCTTGATATTGCGCCTTATGTTGGCGGCAAGTCGCGCACCGATGGTGCAACCCGCGTGATCAAGCTTTCATCGAACGAAGGCGCGCTTGGCCCGAGCCCCAAGGCCATCGAGGCGCTCCGCAAGGCGGCTGAAAAGCTGCATCGCTATCCCGATGGCGGTTGCGAGGCGCTTCGCAACAAGCTGGCCGAGAAATACAATATTGAAGCCGATCAGATTGTCTGCGGTGCCGGCTCGGACGAGTTGATCACCCTTCTGATCCGTGCCTATGCGGGTCCGGGGGATGAAGTGCTGTATTCGCAGCATGGCTTCCTGATGTATCCGATTGCGGCCAAGGGTGTCGGTGCGGTTCCGGTGACTGCGGCCGAAACCAATATGACTACCAGCGTTGATGCGTTGCTGGCGGCTGTGACCGAAAAAACAAAAATCGTTTTTGTCGCGAACCCGAACAATCCAACGGGCACCTACATCAATGATGCGGAAATGAAACGCCTGCGTGATGGTTTGCGCGAAGATATCGTTCTGGTCGTTGATGCGGCGTATGCCGAATTCATGACTGGTCAGGAAGATTATTCCGCCGGTGAAGAACTGGTGCGTGCCGGTAAAAATACCGTCATGACCCGCACCTTTTCCAAGATTTATGGTCTTGGTGGCATTCGCCTTGGCTGGTGCTATGCGCCGGTTGATATTGCCGATGTTCTGCAACGCCTGCGCAATCCGTTTAACGTGGCCCTTCCGACACAGGAAGCCGGTCTTGCGGCACTTGATGATGATGAATTCGTCAATGCCTGCGTGCGTCACAATGCCGAAACACTGGCGTGGTTCCGCGATCAGGTGAACGCGATTGACGGGCTGATCGCCCATCCGAGCTATGGCAACTTTGTTCTGGTCGAATTCCCCAAGGAAGAAGGCAAAAACGCCGATGCTGCCAATGATTTCATGATGGCACAGGGCGTTATCCCACGCAAAATCGGTGCTTATGGCCTGCCGCAGATGTTGCGTATTTCCATCGGTACGAAGGAAGAAATGGAAATCTGCCTTCAGGCGATCAAAGACTTTGTGAACAGGTAA
- the metX gene encoding homoserine O-acetyltransferase MetX, protein MSTAASTNQRSKLPGHHMVLGETEKLRLDSGIEFGPFTIAYQTYGELNADKTNAILVCHALTGDQYVADEVHPITGKEGWWREIVGPGKIIDTNKYFVICSNVIGGCLGSTGPKEINPATGKPWGLDFPVITIADMVRAQTMLIDALGIDTLFAVIGGSMGGMQVLEWCKSYSHRVFAAAPIATSFRHSAQNIAFHEVGRQAVMADPDWCGGNYLLEGKKPSRGLAVARMTAHITYLSQPALHRKFGRKLQNRGAITYSFDHDFQIESYLRHQGKSFVDRFDANSYLYITRAMDYFDLSADAEGRLGEAFVGCKTRFCVISFSSDWCFTTAESRQLAHALNASSCNVSCVEIESDKGHDAFLLDEPDFHMVLSGFIEGAAEIRGLK, encoded by the coding sequence ATGTCGACCGCCGCCAGCACAAATCAGCGCAGCAAACTTCCCGGCCATCACATGGTCCTTGGGGAAACGGAAAAGCTGCGTCTTGATAGCGGCATCGAATTCGGGCCGTTCACTATTGCCTATCAGACATATGGTGAACTTAACGCCGACAAGACCAACGCCATTCTGGTGTGCCACGCCTTGACCGGCGATCAGTATGTCGCCGATGAAGTCCACCCGATCACCGGCAAGGAAGGCTGGTGGCGTGAAATCGTCGGGCCGGGCAAAATCATCGATACCAACAAATATTTCGTCATTTGTTCGAACGTGATTGGCGGTTGCCTGGGAAGCACCGGGCCCAAGGAAATCAACCCGGCTACCGGCAAGCCCTGGGGCCTTGATTTCCCGGTGATCACGATTGCCGATATGGTGCGTGCGCAGACCATGCTGATCGATGCATTGGGCATCGATACCCTGTTTGCGGTTATTGGCGGCTCGATGGGCGGCATGCAGGTTCTTGAATGGTGCAAAAGCTATTCCCATCGCGTTTTTGCCGCCGCGCCGATTGCAACCAGCTTCCGCCATTCGGCGCAAAACATTGCGTTTCACGAAGTCGGGCGTCAGGCGGTCATGGCCGATCCGGACTGGTGCGGGGGCAATTACCTGCTTGAAGGCAAAAAGCCTTCCCGCGGGCTGGCCGTGGCGCGGATGACCGCGCACATCACCTATCTGTCGCAACCGGCCCTGCATCGCAAATTCGGCCGCAAGCTTCAGAACCGCGGCGCGATTACCTATAGCTTCGATCATGATTTCCAGATCGAAAGCTATTTGCGCCATCAGGGCAAAAGCTTCGTCGACCGGTTTGATGCCAACAGCTATCTCTATATCACGCGGGCGATGGATTATTTCGATCTGTCCGCCGATGCCGAAGGCCGCCTTGGCGAAGCCTTCGTTGGCTGCAAAACCCGTTTCTGCGTCATTTCGTTTTCCAGCGACTGGTGCTTTACCACCGCCGAAAGCCGCCAGCTTGCCCATGCACTGAATGCGTCGTCATGCAATGTCAGTTGTGTGGAAATCGAAAGCGACAAGGGGCATGATGCCTTCCTGCTCGACGAGCCGGATTTCCATATGGTGTTAAGCGGCTTTATCGAGGGCGCTGCTGAAATCCGGGGATTGAAATAG
- the pgsA gene encoding CDP-diacylglycerol--glycerol-3-phosphate 3-phosphatidyltransferase produces MKNQIPNLLTLSRIIVIPALVASFYINGPIGNWIGFVLFAFAGVTDFFDGYLARSMNVVSPLGRFLDPIADKLLVAAALMMMVAFERISGLAVLPAVIIMCREIMVSGLREHLAELKVPLPVTVLAKWKTTAQILAIGFLLVGDASPDMIPSILIGDILLWIAGLVTVQTGYIYLRTGLKHLD; encoded by the coding sequence ATGAAAAACCAGATTCCCAATCTGCTGACCTTGTCGCGCATCATCGTGATTCCGGCATTGGTCGCGTCCTTCTATATCAACGGGCCGATTGGCAACTGGATCGGGTTTGTGCTGTTTGCCTTTGCCGGGGTAACGGACTTTTTTGATGGTTACCTTGCGCGCAGCATGAATGTTGTTTCGCCGCTTGGCCGGTTCCTTGATCCCATCGCGGACAAGCTTCTGGTTGCCGCCGCCCTGATGATGATGGTGGCGTTTGAACGTATTTCCGGTCTGGCTGTTTTGCCGGCTGTGATCATCATGTGCCGGGAAATCATGGTGTCGGGCCTGCGCGAACATCTGGCCGAACTGAAAGTACCGCTGCCGGTGACGGTGCTTGCGAAATGGAAAACCACGGCGCAAATCCTTGCCATCGGGTTTCTTCTGGTTGGCGATGCGTCGCCGGACATGATCCCGTCGATCCTGATTGGTGATATCCTGTTATGGATTGCCGGGCTGGTGACGGTTCAGACCGGGTATATCTATCTTCGCACCGGGCTTAAGCATCTCGACTAA
- the moaE gene encoding molybdopterin synthase catalytic subunit MoaE — protein sequence MARVSVQENDFDPGAELAALTDGRTDIGAAVSFVGLVRDIHGGDQVSALTLDHYPGMTERELENIVDEAARRWPLDDVRIVHRFGRMLPGERIVLVITLSAHRRAAFEACDFIMDFLKTRAPFWKREQTPKGDHWVTAKASDDADAERWNTD from the coding sequence ATGGCACGCGTATCCGTTCAGGAAAACGATTTTGATCCGGGCGCCGAACTGGCAGCCCTGACCGATGGCCGTACCGATATCGGGGCGGCGGTCAGTTTCGTCGGACTGGTGCGTGATATTCATGGCGGTGATCAGGTTTCGGCTCTGACCCTTGATCACTATCCGGGGATGACCGAACGCGAACTTGAAAATATCGTAGACGAGGCCGCCAGACGCTGGCCGCTTGATGATGTGCGGATTGTGCATCGGTTCGGGCGTATGTTGCCCGGTGAACGGATTGTCCTGGTGATCACGTTGTCGGCCCATCGTCGCGCCGCGTTCGAAGCCTGCGACTTCATCATGGATTTCCTTAAAACCCGTGCACCCTTTTGGAAACGCGAACAAACCCCCAAAGGCGATCACTGGGTCACAGCGAAGGCATCGGACGATGCCGATGCCGAGCGCTGGAACACGGATTAA
- a CDS encoding DMT family transporter, whose translation MPATDHPAFARIMPFVFVFLWSTGFVGAKFGLPYADPFTFLFARFAIVIVLMVPVISLLGAKWPKSWRQVAHISTTGVLVHGIYLGGVFWAIDTGLPSGLAALIVGLQPVVTASVVGALLGERVSGRQWAGLVLGLIGVALVLVPKIGDGIGITAFGIGLAIMALFGMTAGTLYQKRFCTGMDLMSGTAIQYVAAAAFVGVVALIKEPLVIEWSMNFILAMAWLVLVLSIGAIMLLMVLIKQGEATRVASMFYLVPPTAAFFAWLLFDEHLGMLGFAGFAIAALGVALVMVKR comes from the coding sequence ATGCCTGCCACCGATCATCCGGCTTTTGCACGGATTATGCCGTTCGTGTTTGTGTTCCTCTGGAGCACGGGCTTTGTTGGCGCAAAGTTCGGACTTCCCTATGCCGACCCATTTACCTTTCTGTTTGCCCGTTTCGCCATTGTGATTGTTCTGATGGTGCCGGTGATTTCGTTGCTAGGTGCCAAATGGCCCAAAAGCTGGCGGCAGGTTGCCCATATCAGCACGACCGGTGTTCTTGTGCACGGGATTTATCTGGGCGGTGTTTTCTGGGCAATTGATACGGGACTTCCGTCGGGCTTGGCAGCCTTGATCGTCGGATTGCAGCCGGTCGTGACCGCATCGGTCGTCGGTGCCCTTCTTGGGGAACGTGTCAGTGGACGCCAGTGGGCGGGGCTTGTTCTTGGCCTGATCGGTGTGGCGTTGGTGCTGGTGCCCAAAATCGGTGACGGGATCGGTATTACGGCCTTTGGCATCGGGCTTGCCATTATGGCGCTGTTTGGCATGACGGCGGGGACGCTTTATCAGAAGCGGTTCTGCACGGGCATGGACCTGATGAGCGGTACGGCCATCCAGTATGTTGCCGCCGCGGCCTTTGTCGGGGTGGTTGCCCTGATCAAGGAACCCTTGGTGATCGAATGGAGCATGAACTTCATTCTTGCGATGGCGTGGCTGGTTCTGGTGTTGTCAATCGGGGCGATCATGCTTCTGATGGTTTTGATCAAGCAGGGCGAGGCAACCCGGGTTGCAAGCATGTTTTACCTTGTCCCGCCCACGGCTGCCTTCTTTGCCTGGCTGCTTTTTGATGAACATCTGGGCATGCTCGGCTTTGCCGGATTTGCAATTGCCGCACTTGGGGTGGCATTGGTGATGGTGAAACGCTAG